In Oreochromis niloticus isolate F11D_XX unplaced genomic scaffold, O_niloticus_UMD_NMBU tig00001888_pilon, whole genome shotgun sequence, the following are encoded in one genomic region:
- the LOC112844877 gene encoding RISC-loading complex subunit TARBP2-like: MDVDWISTLQTRAARMRLKLVYSESVTGVKHRLVHVVDVHVENVADLKATGRGSKKKVAKHTAAKALYALLQDKIDRQTASKATKSKPYVLDNKPKGTDREASECEESQPDPDDCTETPRSQEHHPQQSENHIGQLQEICQQNKWPLPKYNFCFTEGPRRYACQCQLTIPLDIHACDDDCAVDATTDRVYTELHGTADSKGEAKQAAAGNTLLWLYGHKLI; this comes from the exons ATGGATGTAGACTGGATTTCTACATTACAAACGCGTGCAGCTCGCATGCGTCTTAAACTTGTGTATAGCGAAAGCGTGACCGGTGTGAAACATAGACTGGTCCACGTTGTCGACGTACACGTGGAGAACGTTGCAGATCTCAAGGCCACGGGCCGTGGTTCGAAAAAGAAAGTGGCCAAACACACAGCAGCTAAAGCGCTCTATGCCTTACTACAGGACAAGATTGACCGGCAAACGGCTTCCAAGGCCACCAAATCCAAACCTTACGTACTCGATAATAAACCAAAAGGGACTGACCGAGAAGCATCGGAGTGTGAAGAAAGTCAACCCGACCCCGACGACTGCACAGAGACACCTCGGTCACAGGAGCACCACCCTCAACAGTCTGAGAATCACATTGGACAACTGCAG GAAATCTGCCAGCAGAACAAGTGGCCATTGCCCAAGTATAACTTTTGCTTTACAGAGGGTCCTCGTCGGTATGCATGCCAATGTCAACTTACTATACCCCTGGACATCCACGCGTGTGACGATGACTGTGCAGTAGACGCCACGACTGATCGCGTTTATACAGAACTACACG GCACGGCAGACTCTAAAGGAGAGGCTAAACAAGCGGCGGCTGGGAACACTCTCCTTTGGCTGTACGGACACAAGCTCATCTAA